The DNA window CAGCAAGGTCGAGCTTTTCGCGAGCAGCTCACCAAGAAGACAACTCGAGGGCAGGAAACTCCGGTTTTTCCTCCTACCCCTCTTGTGCGCTCCTCGGATGTCAAATCCTTTCTTCACAAACATCTCAGTCCAGACCAAACAGATCATCATCGAGAGGACATCGACTTCATGCTTTCGTTGCCTCGAATGCGAGATCTCACTAAAGATTGGAAGCAAAGCCATGGCGGAAAGACTTTGGATATGAGCCATTACGCTTGCGCGTTGGCTTACCTCACTGGAAGGGTAGTGGATGGCATCGAGAAGTGCAGAGCCAATTTAGGTCGACCAACTTCTAGACTATCAACACCTTGTATCGCCCTCCCATTTGGAATGCCCACGGCAGCAAAGCAAGCATTCTCTTCTCTAGAGACTTGTGTTGGTTGCCGATATTGGTGTATTCTACAACGACGCTCCAACGCATGTGATTGGTGTCCTGCCTCTCAACGTCGACAACAGGGAAGCTCTGCCAGTTCAGCAAGATCATCTTCGTCTGAAGATGTCACCCCTGCAATGGATGTTGACGCGGAAGAGGAGTCTGAGGTACCGATCATCCTGGCGCCCGTGACAGAGACTACAACACAGTCTACAACTGGAATCCCGAGCAGACCAGATCAGGTTGGTGGAGTGGAGCTTGAGATGGAAGACTGGGAGATTGCTCCAGGCAGGATGAAGGATTCGTCTTCCTCAGAAAGTAAGTTTACACACTATCTACCCCAGAgtatcagaaaagttggccgcttGAAGCATAAGGGAGAAATTGGTACACCAGTTTATGCTGCTTAGGCATACTCCTTGGGCTATCTGTTTTTCTAGCCCAAAGCTCCAAGGTCAacgtttctgctacccactcaATCTATCCCATTAATTACACATGCTAACAACCCAAGACGTTGCCTTTTCCAACTCCTACCTCACCAGTGGCCAACCCGTCACGGTTTCTGAGGACGTCAGTTTTAACGTCATCGTTCTCAAGCCTGGCAGTTCGAGCCATTGGAAGGTCGAAGACGCCAAATTGCGCACTTGCTCGGTCGCAGCAGGCAAGGTGGTTGTCACCATAGGCGACCAAGAACAAACCTTTAACCTGGGACCAAACGGCGTGTTTATTGTTCGACCCGGGCAAGCATGCAAGGTCACAAATCGACTTTACTTGGATTCTGTTCTGCACTGCACTACCATCAATGACTTTGCGTTGCAGTAGACCTAATTGATGGGATTATTCGACAGAAACGGCGGGTCAGGCATAGACTTATAATCGGATAATCGGAGTTTTGGGGCGTTTAGCGCATTTAATTAGCaaaagggacgaaattatcAGGTCAGTTTTGCTATTTAGACCATACTTCCTGGGATGGTTATTTTTGTACCATAAGAATTAGGAGGTCTACCCACTAGATTGGGTTCAATACAGTCATCGGGATTGTTCATGTGGCACAATCATCTGATTAGCCTTGTCTCAGAAACTACCCCACGGTTAGAGAGCAACATAGTCAGCCTACAGCTATTAGTTTAGCGCATCAGCGATACATATGGCAATCGGAAAATGCTATTTTCGAATATGGAGTTTTTGTCACGAGCAAGCGCTGATCCAAGGCAGAAATGGGTGCTCATGAGGCTATACAAAGAGTGTGACTCTTTGTCCTGATGGACCAGTATATGAACTTGACTGCTGCAAAACAGAACAAATAGTGTCTGGTAAATGATTAATTTCCGATAATCTGTGTCCTCATGTCTCAAGCCTCTCGTCCAGTTTTGTCTAGGCAAAGACGTCGGGAAAATTATAGGGTGACTTACACTGAAGCGAGTATGGCTGAGGTAGGAGGCCTCGAATCACCTGGGTCAGAACTCGGTAACGACAAGGATTCCATCAACGTCAACCCAGGAAGTCCACCAGGCCAACTACCGCCACTAAATGAGTACACCATCAAGAAGAATGAAGTTGaggataatattattaacaaAACACCTACCGATGACGAAACAACAGAAGAGGAATCCAACAAGGGAAGCTTCACTATTGACCCAGAAGGTGAACTTACTCACGATCAAACAACCGTCGATATTGTTACCGTTCCATGTCCTGGAGCGAATCCTCTTCGAACATGGAGTCGCGATGGCCGAATGAGTCGTTTTTTCGGTGCCTTGTCTATGCGGGATGCCGAAGGCCAAACAGCGCCAGATCAAGATCGACCTGCACCTTCATGGGTCAGACAAGGCATTCGGCGTGAAGCTGATCGAGCACGGATTCTCCTCTACGAACATCCATTAGCAACCGAGGACACGAGATTGAGCAACTTGGCAGACGCGCTTCTAGAAGAGTTGGAAGAATTGAGGAAGCGAGAGAAACAGGCTAGGCCGCTTGTGTTTGTGGGACATAGTATTGGTGGAATTATTGCCAAGATGGTTTTAACAAAGGCGAGTCGTGATACTCGGTATGAGGACATCTACAGACAATGCTACGGTATTGCCTTTTTTGGTACGTTGTTTCCTTGAAAGTGTGCTCTATACTAACGGCACAGGCACTCCTCATCAAGGATCCAGTTACTTTGCCATGCCGAATCTAGCAAGTGGAATCCAGAGTCTGCTTCAACTTTCGGCCCCCTTGCCATGCTCAATCACCGACGATTTGCGTGTGGGAaattctcttcttctccaactggACGACGATTTCAAGTCTATAGCACATGATTTCCGTATATGGACATTGTATGAAACTATCGACTCTCGACTTTCAGGATCTACTGGAGATGTCTACTTCACTGCACCACTTACATCGATAAAGTCTGCCATCCTTGGTATGCGACAGGAGACAATCCTTCCGCTTCAAAGTGATCATGCGAATATAGCCTCGTTCGGGAGGCACAATGTTCACACGATGCGATTGTTTCTGAAGCAGTTAACTGCACTCATCAACCAAGCAGATGAGTATTCCTGTGATGATAGGAACTGGACTTTGGATCTCGAACAAAAGGTCAATGTCGAAATTCATGGGTTTTTCGAGGATGCTCCAGGACCATTAGACTCGGCGACGATCAGAGCTTGGTCTACGAGGTTGCCGTTACGGGAGTTTCTGAGAAAAGGACCACAGGAGTGTTTGGCTGATAGATTGAACGAAGTTGAGACGGTTGACGAAGGGCGATTTCTGAGAGCAAGAGGGAAAACGGCTAGAATACCGACACAGAGGGAGAACATTGATGAGACAGGCAATAATGCTCTCGGCATTTCCCACGATGGATCATTCCATGCATCGCCTCCTATTTCACCAATAATCCGACCCCTTGACGCCAAAAATACAAGATCCGAATCAGCGCCTCAAGTGATCTCGAGATCTCCCATTACACCACTGTCGCCAGTAGCAATATCACCACCAACACACTACTCAACACCAATGCAACGTCCATCACCTCTTATACGAGCCAACTTTGATCAAGATCTCGCCGTGGATCGTCTATCGCCACCTGTTAGTGGTCGTATGGGCCGAACTCTAAGCAGATCTACAAGTCTAGGCACACAGGCTTCTCATTACGAAAACCGAGATTTCCCCCCATTTTCGCAACGCAGCCGAAGCACTATCGAGGGTTTCAGCGACGAGGACGACATTGAAGCATCCCCCAAACTACCGGAAGCTATAATTGCAATTCGAAAAGTTGTCGAGGATGGAAACAAACGAGCTAGTGAGACTGTCATTGTTGATGAGGTACCTATTGCGTTTTCGAAACCTCGGGTCGAAGCTAGAAAGTTTATATGGGTACATTTACCGTACAATAATCCAACTTGGGTGACAGTAAGTAACATCGCTCGGTGAGATACTTTACTGACTTGAGTAGAAAATATTCGAGACATTACAGATATCGGATCATCGCAACTATACGCCCTTGTTCAACAACGACTTTTGGGCAACGAGACATTCTCGTGGACGACACTCTCAACATTACGCATACTTTGCTAAGCCGGGGTGCTACTTCTCAGCTCCTCGACACAGTACGTCCTCTTATTTCTTAATGATTCAAATTCTAACAGTGCAGTGTCTCCGCGAGGTCGATCTTCCAAGCAGTCTTCAATATCGAGAGTTGACGGCGGAATCTATACTTGCGTGTTCCTGCCATATCTTCACTTTGATTCTTACAAACGACTCATTCGTCGACGCGAGTTGATTCTCCAGCGTTTAAATCATGGAAGATCCCGACCTGTGCCAGAATCTGTTGCCAAATCCGACTCTCTTGAAGCACAGGTTATTTGGGAGTTTCTAGGTCATGACCCGCCACTCAACTGCCGAAGAACGCTGGATCAATACGGATACCCTTCGCTAAGAGATACAAGATCGCGAGATGATGATCAGATGCTATATAAGCTGACCAAGGAACGAAGCTTTGCTCCTGGACTAGGTCCCGGATTTCATGGGCAGATGTCAAATAGTAGCGATGGTAGCAATGGAAGTGGAAGTCAGAGATCCAAAACAAGCAGCCACGACAGAGACAATGAGGACAATCCAGAGGATTCTTTACTCAATGGTAACGTCCTCATGGTTGATCAACTGTGGCTGTGGGCCATTGATTCTCGTAAGTCGGCCTTCTCTTGTCATGAGATTAGACTAACCCTGCAGATACTTTGCTGTCCTTTTTCCCCAAGCGTGAGGGCGATGCTATCGAAGGGCCTCTATATCAACAAGCAGATCTTCGCGACAGTATATTTAACGAGGTCAATGTTGATCTTACTCGTCAGTGCGAAAACGCTCTGGATCTAGCAGCGTTGGCTGTACTTCACGCAGTAACCGTGCTCCTCGATCGAGCATCACATCCTGATCTTGAAGTCTTTCGAATATTTGAAGAAGCCATCAGCGTTCTCGTAAGTAACTCCCGTTATTATACAATTAGTACTAACTAAATAGACCGAAAAACTTACATTCTCGCTCAAATCCTTTCGTGCAGAGGGATTTCGCGACAAGGCATCTGCATACGAACCAGTCGAGAACAAAGCTCGATCCATTAGAGCACGACACAAAGCTGAAGGTCGTCGATCAGAAGAGGATAATCGCGATAATACATCCGCACTCCTTGAACTTCGAGATATCGAGGATGAACTTTTGATCCTCGTTCATCTTTTCGAACGACAGTCCAAAGTC is part of the Fusarium poae strain DAOMC 252244 chromosome 4, whole genome shotgun sequence genome and encodes:
- a CDS encoding hypothetical protein (TransMembrane:3 (o1118-1139i1151-1177o1197-1215i)) codes for the protein MAEVGGLESPGSELGNDKDSINVNPGSPPGQLPPLNEYTIKKNEVEDNIINKTPTDDETTEEESNKGSFTIDPEGELTHDQTTVDIVTVPCPGANPLRTWSRDGRMSRFFGALSMRDAEGQTAPDQDRPAPSWVRQGIRREADRARILLYEHPLATEDTRLSNLADALLEELEELRKREKQARPLVFVGHSIGGIIAKMVLTKASRDTRYEDIYRQCYGIAFFGTPHQGSSYFAMPNLASGIQSLLQLSAPLPCSITDDLRVGNSLLLQLDDDFKSIAHDFRIWTLYETIDSRLSGSTGDVYFTAPLTSIKSAILGMRQETILPLQSDHANIASFGRHNVHTMRLFLKQLTALINQADEYSCDDRNWTLDLEQKVNVEIHGFFEDAPGPLDSATIRAWSTRLPLREFLRKGPQECLADRLNEVETVDEGRFLRARGKTARIPTQRENIDETGNNALGISHDGSFHASPPISPIIRPLDAKNTRSESAPQVISRSPITPLSPVAISPPTHYSTPMQRPSPLIRANFDQDLAVDRLSPPVSGRMGRTLSRSTSLGTQASHYENRDFPPFSQRSRSTIEGFSDEDDIEASPKLPEAIIAIRKVVEDGNKRASETVIVDEVPIAFSKPRVEARKFIWVHLPYNNPTWVTKIFETLQISDHRNYTPLFNNDFWATRHSRGRHSQHYAYFAKPGCYFSAPRHMSPRGRSSKQSSISRVDGGIYTCVFLPYLHFDSYKRLIRRRELILQRLNHGRSRPVPESVAKSDSLEAQVIWEFLGHDPPLNCRRTLDQYGYPSLRDTRSRDDDQMLYKLTKERSFAPGLGPGFHGQMSNSSDGSNGSGSQRSKTSSHDRDNEDNPEDSLLNGNVLMVDQLWLWAIDSHTLLSFFPKREGDAIEGPLYQQADLRDSIFNEVNVDLTRQCENALDLAALAVLHAVTVLLDRASHPDLEVFRIFEEAISVLTEKLTFSLKSFRAEGFRDKASAYEPVENKARSIRARHKAEGRRSEEDNRDNTSALLELRDIEDELLILVHLFERQSKVVSSMLSTYARPELRERTANGRIFLSEALKKLAEYAQQGQEMIERVRNTRDDYDKLLQMVQRQAQVDEVRLSRLHADLASSQSRSVMIFTTFTVIFLPLSFFTGLFGMNTHEWGGENNLSLKTIGAIALPSSFVLVSLSLVAAWSTRVRRFFKWLTRLYRIAMSWFWRTLCMPVVSGVAGMVPQRDERQRDERDPRGKKGILREEMSDFWERHRLERDRGYTVPEKNKKTTIGGKGSWRSKMK